The following coding sequences lie in one Trichoderma breve strain T069 chromosome 1, whole genome shotgun sequence genomic window:
- a CDS encoding homeobox KN domain-containing protein: MEDGLYLEDEHRGNVGNLAMAGVGLEMGMGMEIGRTGMGATMENQMENQHRLMHHQHQPQLQPHVISRSQSHPHSQPEPPAQQQFPFDQHQQASDQLPRQLQTPVPMDQFGPPFFSPSDPYAGSPYASPAGGGSSFPDFQYELGSDHTDSGVFPGPGSPFDGVAPVPLAPGPLSDIGHFWATEAQPQLQQHQSLQDNSRTLNAIDEFFIKNGAHRPPVPCTYCKRQRLQCLILQTTEANPNPVSSCSSCVALYRDCSLAERSKRDANAYETVLPVIGHLHGVCEEVDDATTREGTTQWRIERETAPTATRSSSVSHKRNSTRSVKKTRVLRNWFATHQEHPYPSEDEKSMLSEQSGLSKTQVINWFANARRRHRLTAQSHFNNSSKVFLQGSPMPQTFLSGMSPMERWRHSPPNEEPVSVSAIENAISNQVDEGDAYLYSFDGNYATDGAPSSASSESAIFNQQPTGRYEGSSNSGSSAFSFYQSDDAGIFSLSAHSSIHGGDSDLIAGSSNARAAVGVTAERGKAHMFQCTFCRQSFKKKYDWVRHERSIHLPGLDSWICKVPLPEEQSHLVWRVNHSEPECIFCGQASPTEEHLQAHEFQSCAERPVSERTFTRKDHLWQHLHKFHRCRKWDGWKPNLHLLQHRQDKYESVCGFCQLKMHSWDERVQHLASHFRRGTTMVEWTGAATSITGDGTRKMPSNRARTTPLSGDEADASSLGLFP; encoded by the coding sequence ATGGAGGACGGCCTGTATCTGGAGGACGAGCATCGGGGCAACGTCGGCAATCTCGCCATGGCGGGCGTTggcttggagatggggatgggAATGGAGATAGGACGGACGGGGATGGGGGCGACGATGGAGAATCAGATGGAGAATCAGCACCGCCTCAtgcaccaccagcaccagccccagctccagcctcaCGTTATCTCTCGCTCTCAATCTCACCCTCACTCTCAACCAGAACCGCCGGCTCAGCAGCAATTCCCATTcgaccagcaccagcaggcCTCAGACCAGCTTCCCCGCCAGCTGCAGACTCCGGTCCCCATGGACCAGTTTGggccgcccttcttctccccctccgATCCCTATGCCGGCAGCCCGTATGCGAGCCCGGCCGGTGGAGGCTCCAGCTTCCCCGACTTCCAGTACGAGCTGGGGTCCGACCACACCGACTCCGGCGTCTTCCCTGGCCCCGGCTCTCCCTTTGACGGTGTTGCTCCGGTTCCGCTTGCTCCGGGCCCTCTAAGTGATATCGGACATTTCTGGGCAACTGAGGCTCAACCtcaactgcagcagcaccagtCACTGCAAGACAACTCCAGGACCCTCAACGCCATCGACGAGTTCTTCATCAAAAACGGCGCTCATCGGCCGCCTGTGCCCTGCACCTACTGTAAACGCCAACGGCTCCAGTGCCTTATCCTCCAGACCACGGAGGCAAACCCAAACCCCGTCAGCTCTTGTTCTAGTTGCGTAGCCCTCTACCGTGACTGCAGTCTTGCTGAGCGAAGCAAGAGAGATGCCAATGCATACGAGACTGTTCTCCCCGTTATTGGCCATCTGCACGGTGTCTGCGAGGAAGTCGACGATGCCACTACTCGCGAAGGGACAACGCAATGGCGCATTGAGCGAGAGACTGCTCCAACTGCAACTCGATCGTCTTCCGTCTCTCACAAGAGGAACAGCACTCGGTCCGTCAAGAAGACGAGGGTTCTGAGAAACTGGTTCGCCACTCATCAAGAACATCCGTACCCATCCGAAGACGAAAAGTCTATGCTTTCCGAGCAGAGCGGCCTCAGCAAGACGCAGGTGATCAATTGGTTCGCCAATGCTAGGCGCCGCCATCGTCTGACTGCACAGTCACACTTCAACAACAGTAGCAAAGTATTTCTTCAAGGATCTCCCATGCCACAGACATTCTTGTCTGGCATGTCACCAATGGAGCGCTGGAGGCATTCACCACCAAATGAGGAGCCAGTCTCGGTATCAGCCATCGAGAACGCCATTTCCAACCAGGTTGATGAGGGAGATGCTTACCTCTACAGCTTTGATGGCAATTATGCCACCGACGGTGCCCCTTCCTCGGCCAGCAGCGAgtcggccatcttcaaccagcAACCTACGGGTCGTTACGAGGGTTCATCCAACTCTGGATCGTCTGCCTTTTCCTTCTATCAATCTGACGATGCGGGCATCTTCTCCCTATCAGCGCATAGTTCCATCCATGGCGGCGACAGCGACTTGATAGCCGGCTCATCCAATGCAAGGGCCGCTGTGGGAGTGACGGCAGAGCGTGGAAAGGCCCACATGTTTCAGTGCACCTTTTGCCGCCAGAGcttcaagaagaaatatGACTGGGTGCGCCATGAGAGATCCATTCATCTCCCTGGCCTCGACTCTTGGATATGCAAGGTTCCTCTGCCAGAGGAACAGTCACATCTTGTTTGGCGCGTCAACCACAGTGAGCCCGAGTGCATATTTTGTGGTCAGGCGTCGCCAACGGAGGAGCATCTGCAAGCTCACGAGTTCCAATCCTGCGCCGAGCGTCCCGTGTCAGAGCGAACATTTACTCGCAAGGACCATTTATGGCAGCATCTACACAAGTTCCATCGCTGCCGAAAGTGGGACGGGTGGAAGCCGAATCTCCACCTCTTacagcatcgccaagacAAATATGAGAGCGTGTGCGGCTTCTGCCAGCTCAAGATGCATAGCTGGGACGAGAGGGTCCAGCATTTGGCATCGCACTTTCGCCGCGGCACCACCATGGTTGAATGGACGGGCGCCGCAACCAGCATAACCGGAGATGGCACACGGAAGATGCCGTCGAATAGGGCCCGCACTACCCCCCTGAGTGGCGATGAAGCCGATGCATCATCACTGGGACTATTTCCCTAG
- a CDS encoding sugar transporter domain-containing protein, with protein MAPNPTDVSVVQQQQQPTKGVFRQFRENPYIFGLSAFASLGGFLFGYDQGVVSGVLGMENFGALFPRIYLDSGFKGWFVSTLLLTAWFGSLMNGPIADRFGRKGSMMAAVVVFLLGSALQSGATSIGMLFGGRAIAGLAVGMLTMIVPMYMSEVSTAGIRGTLVVLQQLSITLGILVSYWLEYGTQYIGGTRCAPDIPYSGGTPDKPTFDPRNDVGPNGCTGQSQAAWRVPFALQIVPALILGIGMIFYPESPRFYLMRKNEEAALRSLARLRRVHPDSESLREEYLSIKAEVMFDEAHSREHYPGKSGVSLFFSEYYGLLSTWPSFKRVFIGSAIMFLQQFQGCNALIYYAPTIFGQLGLSGNTTSLLATGVYGIVNTLSTLPALFLIDRVGRRPLLMCGATGTFISLIIVGAIVGKYGAALGDHKVPGGVAIAFIYIYDVNFSYSFAPIGWVYPSEIFNLGSRSKAMAITTSSTWMCNFIIGLVTPDMLETLKWGTYIFFAAFCLIGLVFTYFCVPETKGRTLEDMDRVFGDETALQEKERLFAIAASLGLTASIPPEKTEAMTAEAEEYA; from the exons ATGGCACCCAATCCAACAGACGTCAGTGtggtgcagcagcagcagcagcccaccAAGGGTGTTTTTCGCCAATTTCGTGAAAATCCTTACATCTTTGGTCTCTCAGCT TTTGCCTCTCTCGGAGGATTTCTCTTCGGCTATGACCAAGGTGTTGTCTCAGGTGTCCTGGGAATGGAGAATTTCGGTGCGCTCTTCCCAAGGATCTATCTAGACAGTGGATTCAAGGGGTGGTTCGTCTCTACGCTGCTTCTGACGGCATGGTTTGGTTCCTTGATGAATGGTCCGATCGCGGATCGCTTTGGTAGAAAGGGCTCAATGATGGCTGCTGTTGTGGTTTTCCTTCTCGGATCCGCTCTGCAGTCAGGCGCAACCTCAATCGGCATGTTGTTTGGTG GACGAGCTATTGCTGGTCTGGCAGTTGGTATGCTTACTATGATTGTGCCTATGTATATGTCGGAAGTTTCTACAGCTGGTATCCGAGGAACGCTTGTTGTGCTACAGCAGT TGAGCATCACTCTGGGTATTCTCGTCAGCTACTGGCTCGAATACGGCACCCAGTACATTGGTGGTACCCGTTGTGCCCCCGATATTCCCTATTCAGGCGGCACTCCTGACAAGCCCACCTTTGACCCCCGAAACGATGTTGGCCCCAACGGTTGCACTGGACAGAGCCAAGCTGCATGGAGAGTCCCATTCGCCTTGCAAATCGTACCTGCACTTATCCTAGGCATTGGAATGATCTTCTATCCCGAGTCCCCTCGCTTCTACCTCATGCGAAagaacgaagaagcagccctTCGCTCATTGGCCCGCCTCCGTCGCGTCCATCCTGATTCCGAGTCCCTAAGAGAAGAGTATCTCTCTATCAAAGCCGAGGTTATGTTTGACGAAGCTCATTCGCGAGAGCACTACCCCGGCAAGAGCGGTgtcagcctcttcttctccgaaTACTACGGTCTTCTATCAACATGGCCCAGCTTCAAGCGTGTGTTTATTGGAAGTGCCATCATGTTTTTGCAACAGTTCCAGGGATGTAACGCCTTGATCTACTATGCGCCAACTATCTTTGGACAGCTGGGATTATCTGGAAACACCACATCGCTTTTGGCGACTGGAGTTTATGGCATTGTTAACACTCTGAGCACCCTACCtgccctcttcctcatcgacCGAGTTGGAAGACGACCTTTGCTCATGTGCGGTGCTACTGGAACGTTTATTtccctcatcatcgtcggaGCTATTGTTGGCAAATACGGCGCGGCCCTTGGCGACCACAAGGTCCCAGGAGGGGTTGCAATTGCTTTCATTTACATCTACGACGTTAACTTCTCCTATTCCTTCGCTCCTATTGGATGGGTGTACCCTTCGGAAATCTTCAACCTGGGCAGCAGATCCAAGGCCATGGCTatcaccaccagctcaaCTTGGATGTGCAACTTCATTATTGGACTTGTCACTCCCGACATGCTTGAGACTCTCAAGTGGGGCACATACATCTTCTTTGCGGCTTTCTGCTTGATCGGCCTGGTATTTACATACTTTTGTGTGCCTGAGACTAAGGGCCGCACGCTGGAGGATATGGATCGCGTCTTTGGTGATGAGACCGCGCTGCAGGAGAAGGAAAGGCTgtttgccattgctgcctcTCTGGGCTTGACAGCATCGATTCCACCGGAAAAGACGGAGGCGATGACCGCTGAGGCTGAAGAGTACGCCTAA
- a CDS encoding pyridoxal-phosphate dependent enzyme domain-containing protein, which translates to MTRRPVYFNPAAKSWTTPLTDSPELAYRFHSQLPAYSQTNLVPLKHLAEELGVGAVHLKDETCRLGLPSFKILGASWGTFRATAQRLGLPLDSSLDSVKQALKSTKISLYAATDGNHGRAVARMASILGVTSQIHVPVSMHSGTIDLIKSEGAHVVVSDGFYDAAVVDARVAATQDKTAIVVQDYASGDYVQIPQWIVDGYLTMMLEIDGQLGSTTPDLVVVPVGVGSFAQAVVTHFKKAGKQTTVLTVEPDTSASLWKSLRRGESSTTSEKTPSIMAGLDCGTPSSISWDILRHGVDASLTVSDFEAHQACSYLISQGVSAGPCGAAPIAALRRLSSSDRETLGLTKDSVVVVFCTEGPRDYSIPHDVASDDPVELTQTLVRINSANPSMGSIPGPGETAVARYISAWMEHRDIEAHWIEPTPGRPSVVGVARGSGGGKSLMLNGHIDTVTLVGYEGDPLNGDIIDGKLYGRGAADMKCGIAAAMVTLANAKQQGLSGDVIFTGVADEEFESIGTQQVLEAGWRADGAIVSEPTNMDILYAHKGFVWFEVDIHGLASHGSRYDLGIDAICKAGYFLVELDKHASNLTAQPGDSVLGPGSIHASIINGGEEVSSYPAFTQIQLERRTVNGETPETVTKELENILDGLVKTVPDFKYSLRTTFHRSSFKAALDHPFSQLVRKHVSVTLGEEPVISGAPYWTDSALLADAGIPTLLWGPKGEGLHGKLEYADVESIKQVTETLTAIAVEFCS; encoded by the exons ATGACTCGCCGCCCTGTCTACTTCAATCCAGCTGCCAAATCATGGACCACGCCGTTAACAGATAGCCCAGAACTGGCATATCGCTTCCACTCACAACTACCGGCCTATTCGCAAACAAACTTGGTCCCTCTCAAGCATCTCGCCGAGGAGTTGGGCGTTGGTGCCGTCCACCTCAAAGATGAGACATGTCGACTTGGGCTCCCCTCTTTTAAGATTCTGGGGGCCTCATGGGGCACATTTCGAGCCACCGCCCAGCGACTTGGCCTTCCTCTCGATTCTTCTCTCGACTCCGTTAAGCAAGCACTGAAAAGCACCAAAATCAGTCTATACGCAGCCACAGATGGTAACCATGGCCGTGCCGTTGCACGCATGGCATCCATCCTAGGCGTCACTTCgcaaatacatgtacctgttTCCATGCATAGCGGCACCATCGATCTAATAAAGTCAGAGGGCGCTCATGTTGTCGTTTCGGATGGTTTCTATGACGCTGCTGTCGTCGACGCCCGAGTGGCAGCTACCCAAGACAAGACCGCCATTGTTGTTCAAGACTACGCCTCCGGTGACTATGTTCAAATCCCACAG TGGATTGTGGATGGTTACCTCACCATGATGTTGGAAATCGATGGCCAACTGGGATCTACTACCCCTGACCTCGTCGTAGTACCCGTAGGCGTCGGCTCTTTTGCTCAGGCTGTAGTGACACACTTTAAAAAAGCGGGAAAGCAAACCACCGTCCTCACGGTCGAGCCTGATACATCCGCCAGCCTCTGGAAGAGTCTCAGGAGGGGTGAATCATCCACAACCTCGGAAAAGACACCTAGCATCATGGCGGGGTTGGATTGCGGGACCCCTTCATCTATCTCATGGGACATTCTCCGCCACGGAGTGGATGCAAGCCTAACTGTTTCGGACTTTGAGGCTCATCAGGCTTGCAGCTATTTAATCTCTCAGGGCGTATCCGCAGGGCCTTGCGGTGCAGCACCTATTGCTGCTCTCAGGAGACTGAGTTCTTCGGATAGAGAAACACTGGGTCTGACCAAGGATTCAGTTGTGGTTGTGTTTTGCACAGAGGGCCCAAGAGACTATAGCATTCCTCATGATGTGGCGAGTGACGACCCTGTCGAGTTGACGCAAACTTTGGTCAGGATAAACTCTGCCAATCCCTCCATGGGATCTATTCCTGGCCCTGGAGAGACTGCAGTCGCCCGGTACATCTCTGCTTGGATGGAGCATCGTGATATTGAGGCTCACTGGATCGAGCCCACTCCAGGTCGGCCTTCTGTGGTAGGCGTCGCACGCGGATCGGGTGGTGGCAAGAGTCTTATGCTCAACGGCCACATCGACACTGTGACACTGGTGGGATATGAGGGAGATCCCCTCAATGGCGACATCATAGACGGCAAGCTCTACGGTCGTGGAGCGGCTGATATGAAATGCGGCATCGCAGCCGCCATGGTCACCCTGGCCAACGCAAAACAGCAAGGCCTGAGTGGAGACGTGATTTTCACAGGGGTAGCAGACGAAGAGTTTGAGAGTATCGGTACGCAGCAGGTGTTGGAAGCAGGTTGGAGGGCCGATGGCGCCATTGTCAGCGAGCCGACCAACATGGATATCCTATACGCGCACAAAGGCTTCGTATGGTTCGAGGTGGATATCCATGGCCTAGCATCTCATGGCTCAAGGTACGATCTTGGTATCGATGCAATCTGCAAGGCAGGTTATTTCCTCGTTGAATTGGATAAACATGCAAGCAATCTGACGGCACAACCCGGCGATTCTGTTCTTGGACCGGGGAGCATACAtgcttccatcatcaacggtgGCGAAGAAGTCTCGTCCTATCCTGCATTCACGCAGATCCAGCTCGAGCGTCGGACTGTAAACGGCGAGACACCAGAAACAGTGACAAAGGAGCTAGAAAATATCCTTGACGGCCTGGTTAAGACAGTCCCAGACTTCAAGTACAGTCTCCGGACCACCTTTCACCGGTCATCTTTCAAGGCTGCTCTTGACCATCCCTTTTCGCAGCTCGTTCGAAAGCACGTAAGCGTCACATTGGGCGAGGAGCCTGTCATATCAGGGGCACCCTACTGGACAGATTCTGCACTGTTGGCCGATGCTGGTATTCCGACGTTGCTTTGGGGGCCAAAGGGAGAAGGGCTGCATGGGAAACTGGAATATGCAGACGTCGAATCAATAAAGCAGGTCACAGAGACACTGACTGCAATTGCTGTCGAGTTTTGCAGCTAA
- a CDS encoding enoyl-CoA hydratase/isomerase domain-containing protein, which produces MRLLTLIPLAIASIIHTATGAPATTAPSSVITTTKITPSYWRATFSDPPFNIQGNAFFRDFYALVDEITGDPNVKVVVFDSNSKYFFSTHVDLINTLDPDLYPVAAIRGRTYNAGAEIAAVLDVRFGSKEKAVLAQYEVGFGVNPGGGGIEMLSHLAGRSRALEVVLGNDSIDAETAALYGWINRAIPDAQFENFVDKFARRVAGWDHSAIAAAKNLINERTRFPTADEQIESFNSFLKADAPGGLVDRRLKAMAAAGMQTNLNFEENFGQEELKFIGSGPWNA; this is translated from the exons ATGAGGCTTCTTACTCTTATCCCATTGGCCATCGCCTCCATTATCCACACCGCAACAGGTGCTCCGGCAACAACTGCCCCTTCGTCTGTGATAACGACAACCAAGATCACACCTTCATACTGGCGTGCGACATTTTCAGATCCTCCATTCAATATCCAGGGCAATGCTTTCTTCCGCGACTTCTATGCCCTCGTTGATGAAATTACCGGCGACCCTAACGTCAAGGTTGTTGTTTTCGACTCGAATTCGAAatacttcttctccacaCACGTGGACCTTATAAATACTCTGGACCCCGACTTGTACCCCG TAGCTGCCATCAGAGGCCGCACTTACAATGCCGGTGCAGAGATTGCAGCGGTTCTGGATGTTAGATTTgggagcaaagagaaagcTGTACTTGCGCAGTATGAAGTCGGGTTCG GCGTAAATCCAGGTGGCGGTGGAATCGAGATGTTGTCCCACTTGGCTGGACGAAGCCGAGCTCTTGAAGTCGTACTCGGCAATGACAGTATTGACGCTGAGACCGCTGCTCTCTACGGAT GGATCAATCGTGCAATCCCAGATGCTCAGTTCGAAAATTTTGTTGACAAATTTGCTCGCCGGGTAGCTGGCTGGGACCACTCTGCCATTGCTGCAGCaaagaatctcatcaatgagcGCACCAGATTTCCTACGGCAGACGAACAGATAGAGAGCTTTAACTCATTCTTGAAAGCTGATGCCCCAGGTGGCTTGGTGGACAGACGACTGAAAGCCATGGCTGCCGCGGGAATGCAGACCAACCTAAATTTTGAAGAGAACTTTGGTCAAGAGGAGTTGAAGTTCATTGGAAGTGGGCCGTGGAATGCTTAG
- a CDS encoding enoyl-(Acyl carrier protein) reductase domain-containing protein has translation MSLPFENKYAIVTGGSRGIGASIALLLAERGARGVAITYSGNEAAANDTVAKIKAYGADAVAIRANILEVDIGETIVNGALAGLKTNTIHILINNAALATSEHLLPILHTTVENFDNLFHANVRAPIFATRAVLPYMPAKGGRIINVSSVTAKQAADEPGILYGASKAALNSITRSMASALAAEKGITINSISVGPTKTPAMENALANLPKEYMEGLKNYATVEKRLAEPEEIAAIVAFVASDDARWMNGASVPANGGAILLAEG, from the exons ATGTCACTCCCGTTTGAAAACAAGTATGCTATTGTCACTGGAGGTTCCAGAGGCATCGGGGCTTCAATTGCACTGCTATTAGCAGAACGAGGCGCCAGAGGA GTGGCTATTACCTACTCAGGCaacgaagcagcagcaaacgaCACTGTGGCCAAGATTAAAGCTTATGGAGCCGATGCGGTTGCAATACGTGCTAATATTCTTGAAGTCGACATTGGAGAGACAATTGTGAATGGAGCTCTCGCAGGATTGAAGACGAATACAATCCATATTCTTATCAACAATGCTGCTCT TGCCACATCTGAACATCTTCTTCCTATTCTACATACCACTGTCGAAAATTTTGATAACCTTTTTCACGCGAACGTACGGGCGCCGATTTTTGCAACTCGTGCAGTGCTGCCCTATATGCCCGCAAAAGGTGGCAGAATTATTAATGTGAGCTCCGTGACAGCCAAACAGGCGGCCGACGAGCCCGGAATACTTTACGGTGCTAGTAAAGCAGCATTAAACAGTATTACTCGATCTATGGCGAGCGCGCTGGCTGCAGAGAAAGGCATCACGATCAATTCAATAAGCGTCGGGCCCACGAAGACTCCTGCCATGGAGAACGCCTTAGCCAATCTACCCAAAGAGTATATGGAAGGGCTTAAGAACTATGCCACTGTTGAGAAGCGATTGGCAGAGCCAGAGGAAATTGCGGCAATTGTAGCTTTCGTGGCGAGCGATGATGCTCGTTGGATGAATGGTGCCAGTGTCCCTGCGAATGGAGGCGCGATTCTACTAGCAGAGGGTTAA